The Apium graveolens cultivar Ventura chromosome 6, ASM990537v1, whole genome shotgun sequence genome contains a region encoding:
- the LOC141664300 gene encoding beta-galactosidase-like, with protein sequence MNLKIVMWNLLVVFLSSWVCFSTASVSYDHKAIVVNGVRRILISGSIHYPRSTPEMWPDLIAKAKEGGLDVIQTYVFWNGHEPQPGQYYFEGRYDLVKFIKTVQQAGLYVHLRIGPYACAEWNFGGFPVWLKYVPGISFRTDNGPFKDAMQKFTTKIVNMMKAEELYETQGGPIIMSQIENEYGPVEYELGAPGEAYTKWAAQMAVGLDTGVPWVMCKQDDAPDPTINACNGFYCDYFSPNKDYKPKMWTENWTGWFTNFGGAVPYRPAEDLAFSVARFILKGGSFINYYMYHGGTNFGRTAGGPFIATSYDYDAPLDEFGLLRQPKWGHLKDLHRAIKLCEPALVSEDPIRTPLGNNQEASVFNSKSGACAAFLANYDKSSFAKVAFNSMHYNLPPWSISILPDCKNTVYNTARISAQSAQMKMTPVGRPLAWHSYNDETTSYADNTFTIVGLLEQINTTRDVSDYLWYMTDVRIDSDEGFLRGGEWPVLTVFSAGHALHVFINDHLTGTVYGSIENPKITFSSGVNLRSGVNKISLLSIAVGLPNVGPHFETWNAGVLGPVTLYGLNEGRRDLTWQNWSYKVGLNGEALSLHSLGGSSSTEWAEGSLVAQDQPLTWYKTTFETPEGDQPLALDMNTMGKGQIWINGRSIGRHWPAYKASGTCSGCSYAGWYDEKKCLSNCGEASQRWYHIPRSWLKPTGNLLVVFEELGGIPFGIFLVKRELASVCADIYEWQPTLMNWQMQHSGKVNKPLRPKAHLWCAPGQKITSIKFASFGTPEGACGSFLEGSCHAHKSYDIFERNCIGQNACSVGVTPGVFGGDPCPNIMKKLSVEVICS encoded by the exons ATGAACTTGAAGATTGTAATGTGGAACCTGTTGGTGGTGTTTTTGAGCTCATGGGTTTGTTTTAGTACAGCTTCTGTTTCTTATGATCATAAAGCCATTGTTGTTAATGGTGTCAGAAGAATTCTTATCTCTGGATCCATTCATTACCCAAGAAGCACTCCTGAG ATGTGGCCAGATCTTATTGCCAAGGCAAAAGAAGGAGGTTTGGATGTGATCCAGACTTATGTTTTTTGGAATGGGCATGAGCCCCAACCTGGACAA TATTATTTCGAGGGCAGATATGATTTGGTAAAGTTTATAAAGACAGTGCAGCAAGCAGGGCTTTATGTTCATCTTAGGATTGGTCCTTATGCTTGTGCTGAGTGGAACTTTGG GGGCTTTCCTGTTTGGTTGAAATATGTTCCGGGGATCAGTTTCAGAACAGATAATGGACCTTTCAAG GATGCTATGCAGAAGTTCACAACAAAGATAGTGAATATGATGAAAGCAGAGGAGTTATACGAAACTCAAGGGGGTCCAATAATAATGTCTCAG ATTGAGAATGAATATGGACCCGTAGAATATGAACTTGGTGCTCCTGGTGAAGCTTATACTAAATGGGCAGCCCAGATGGCAGTTGGTCTAGATACAGGAGTTCCGTGGGTTATGTGCAAGCAAGACGATGCTCCTGATCCCACT ATCAATGCTTGCAATGGTTTCTACTGTGACTACTTCTCTCCTAATAAGGATTATAAACCAAAGATGTGGACTGAAAACTGGACCGGCTG GTTTACTAATTTCGGAGGTGCAGTTCCTTACCGTCCAGCTGAAGACTTGGCATTTTCAGTTGCAAGGTTTATACTGAAGGGTGGATCCTTCATTAATTATTACATG TATCATGGAGGAACGAACTTTGGCAGGACAGCAGGCGGTCCATTTATTGCTACTAGTTATGACTATGATGCTCCTCTTGATGAATTTG GCTTACTAAGGCAACCTAAATGGGGTCATCTAAAAGATCTCCATAGAGCAATAAAGTTGTGTGAGCCAGCTTTAGTGTCTGAAGATCCCATTAGAACACCACTAGGCAACAATCAAGAG GCCAGTGTCTTCAACTCGAAATCAGGAGCTTGTGCTGCATTCCTTGCAAATTACGACAAAAGCTCTTTTGCTAAAGTGGCTTTTAATAGTATGCATTACAATTTACCTCCTTGGTCTATCAGCATCCTCCCAGACTGCAAGAACACTGTTTATAACACAGCAAGG ATAAGTGCGCAAAGTGCACAAATGAAGATGACTCCTGTTGGCAGACCATTGGCTTGGCATTCATACAATGATGAGACAACATCTTATGCAGACAATACATTTACAATAGTTGGGTTGCTGGAACAAATAAATACCACTAGAGATGTTTCTGATTACTTGTGGTACATGACAGA TGTCAGGATCGACTCTGATGAAGGATTTCTGAGAGGTGGAGAGTGGCCTGTTTTAACAGTCTTTTCAGCTGGGCATGCTTTGCATGTTTTCATTAACGATCACCTAACAG GAACTGTCTATGGAAGCATAGAAAACCCGAAAATAACTTTCAGTAGTGGTGTAAATTTGAGATCCGGGGTCAACAAGATCTCGTTGTTAAGCATTGCTGTTGGACTTCCT AATGTTGGTCCACATTTCGAGACATGGAATGCTGGAGTTTTAGGACCAGTTACACTCTATGGGCTTAATGAAGGCAGAAGGGACTTAACATGGCAGAACTGGTCTTACAAG GTGGGTCTAAATGGAGAAGCCCTAAGTCTTCACTCACTAGGTGGAAGTTCAAGCACAGAGTGGGCTGAAGGTTCTTTGGTAGCTCAAGACCAACCGCTAACGTGGTACAAG ACGACTTTTGAAACTCCAGAAGGAGACCAGCCTCTTGCTTTAGATATGAACACGATGGGTAAAGGCCAAATTTGGATAAATGGTCGAAGCATTGGACGCCACTGGCCTGCATACAAAGCTTCTGGTACTTGCAGTGGTTGTAGCTATGCTGGTTGGTATGATGAGAAGAAGTGCCTCAGTAATTGCGGTGAGGCTTCCCAAAGATG GTATCACATACCACGTTCTTGGTTGAAGCCAACAGGAAATTTGTTGGTTGTATTCGAAGAGTTGGGTGGTATTCCATTTGGGATCTTTTTAGTGAAGAGAGAATTAGCAAGTGTATGTGCTGATATCTACGAGTGGCAACCAACCCTAATGAATTGGCAAATGCAGCACTCCGGTAAAGTAAATAAACCTTTAAGGCCAAAAGCCCACCTCTGGTGCGCACCTGGTCAGAAAATCACGTCGATCAAGTTTGCCAGTTTTGGAACACCAGAAGGTGCATGTGGAAGCTTCCTCGAGGGTAGCTGTCATGCACATAAATCTTATGACATCTTTGAAAGG AATTGCATTGGTCAAAATGCATGCTCAGTGGGAGTAACACCTGGGGTGTTTGGAGGAGATCCATGTCCTAATATAATGAAGAAACTTTCTGTGGAAGTGATCTGCAGCTAA
- the LOC141665212 gene encoding protein FAR1-RELATED SEQUENCE 3-like: protein MPFVPFTGVNHHYQSVLFGFALMRDELMATFEWVLGTWLEAVEGKAPLAIITDQDQGMAGAIQSQLPNTTHLLWSCTGLKEFVEGAQKALEKQFMREKEEDYNTRYKIRCMRLKISLEQHAASIYTKEMFKKFQDQLVEAAKYFVEKDRDRSLEDVEDTYYKSFGMSCRHIIVVLTKRCVAELPEHFVKRRWTRDPNRVDGVFPYHMPGDDAPSHDLTPTERFNHMTLLTMGFSHSCMASKEHYEYAVKVINRETEII from the exons ATGCCATTTGTACCGTTCACCGGGGTGAATCATCACTATCAATCGGTTCTCTTTGGATTTGCACTAATGCGTGATGAATTGATGGCTACATTTGAGTGGGTTTTGGGTACTTGGTTAGAGGCCGTTGAAGGAAAAGCACCTTTGGCTATTATCACCGATCAAGATCAAGGGATGGCGGGGGCAATTCAATCTCAACTACCGAACACGACACATTTGTTGT GGTCTTGCACGGGGTTGAAAGAATTTGTTGAGGGTGCACAAAAAGCGTTAGAAAAACAATTTATGCGTGAGAAAGAAGAGGATTATAATACACGTTATAAAATTCGTTGCATGCGACTGAAGATTTCCTTGGAGCAACATGCCGCTTCCATTTATACGAAAGAGATGTTCAAAAAATTTCAAGACCAATTGGTTGAGGCCGCAAAGTACTTTGTGGAGAAGGATAGAGACCGTTCCTTAGAAGATGTGGAAGATACGTACTACAAAT CATTCGGCATGTCGTGTCGTCATATTATTGTCGTGTTGACAAAGAGGTGTGTGGCTGAATTACCGGAACATTTTGTGAAACGGAGGTGGACTAGGGATCCTaatagagttgatggtgtgtTTCCATATCACATGCCCGGAGATGATGCCCCATCCCATGATTTGACTCCAACGGAAAGATTTAATCACATGACTTTACTCACTATGGGGTTTAGTCATAGTTGCATGGCGTCGAAGGAACATTATGAATATGCCGTGAAAGTTATTAATCGAGAGACCGAAATTATTTAG